The following DNA comes from Fusarium verticillioides 7600 chromosome 9, whole genome shotgun sequence.
ATGAGAAGCTTCAAAACCACTCTCCTCACATCTCCTCGTTCTCCCAAAACACATCAACCATGACATCCCCGCGCTTTTCCAATACCATCCTCGTTCCAGGAACGAGCGGCCAGTCCCCCTCAGTGCAGACGCTGGGAGCGTTGGATCagccaaggaagaagcgACCCCATCGGAAGAGTCGGAAGGGCTGTGATGCTTGTAAGCggcgcaaggtcaaggtaTGACTATGACTATCCTTGTGATGCGAGGCTTGGATTGACGGTATGTAGTGTGATGAGAGAGTACCGTGTACGAATTGTTTGCATCGGAATGAGCAGTGTTTTCAGCCGCGTCATATCTCTGTTGCTATTCCCGTCGTGGCTAAGGCGATTGACCCGGTTCCGTGGATCAACCTCATGCATCTTGAGCTGTTTCATCACTGGGATAAAGAAACACGACCGACCCTTGCATTTCCGCAGATCTGGCCGATTGTCATGCAGCAAGCCTTCCATGTGCGCTTGGAACCCCTGTTCGTTGTACACTTACTAACATACAATAGGAAGACTTTGTCATGTCGGCCATCCTCGATACTTCAGCAATGCACCTGTCTTCACTGTGCCCCCACGAGACTAGATACAAAGATGCTTCAGAGCATCTGATGGCCCAAAGCCGTCCAAGTAGTTTCGCAAGAACCTTCTCCCGTCCCGCTCAATAAGCAGAACCTGCGAGGCACTCATGGGAACAGCCCTACTCGTCAATTACATATCATGGTTCGACCTCGACTTTCTCCACGGCCAGACCAAACTAGACCTGTCGAAAGATCaattgttcttcttgactccCGGGATCATAGAGCTGTGGTTTCGTTCGATGCCCATCTTTATTGACCAGGGAAGCATTTTCACCGATGTCGCAAGGCACTCTCCGAGGTATCATATAGAGCAGGCTCTTGTGTCCTGGGGCCATGATCCGGAGCGTTTTGTTAGTTTGTTGATGGGGATCTGGGATGATCCTCGGTATCAAGGGGAGACTTTCCCTGTGCCGAGTGATGAGCCGACATCGTGCGCTTGgcgacttcttctcgggaTGGAGAACCAGATACCGCATCCTTCACCCAAGTCTCCTCCGGCGGAAGAATCGTGTGAGGAGGAAACACATAACCAGTCACTCATTCATCTTAAAGAGGTCATTACCGATGTTACAGACAAGTTCACGTCTCCTACTCACCCCGCTGCTTCCATGGTTCTGTTATCCCAAACCGACCGCTCAGTCTTCGAAACGCTCATCCACCGAATATCCCCCCTCATGTGCTGTGTATCATTGGCAGTTGACCCAATGTGTAATGGCCTGCTTGGTTCTATCAGGAACGACATCGAGGAACTCTTCTTTGGGGTTCCGGCTCTTTGTTCTGGTCCGATTGCCCGTTGGATTGCTGATGGAGACTCGAGGATTCTCTTGCTGCTGTGTCACTTTTACCGTGCTGCACAGATTCTTCTGTCGAGCACCAGAAATTGGTGGGGGTATATGAGAAGTTGTGTTATGGAACGTTTGATctttgaagaactcaagTCTCGGGGTCTTGACGTTGTCTTATTAATTTGACAGTCACTTGATGCTCTCACAGCGCACAAAACTGTACAGAAAGTTATATCATGTCATTTCTCTGCATCCTGTCCAATGTGCTAAGTGAATATGGTGACATCTCACGATCCTTCAATGCGACGAGACTCAAACTTCACGATAAGAGGCATTGATTGACCAAGAATAGTGAAAAATGGATATCGCAATGCAAAACTCTAAAATGCAAACTATTCATACATCTTCATTATATATGCCGCTTAACTCCCCAGTTTTTTTTATTGGTCCCTTGTCTCTTGGACATTGGGATCCCTCTCATAACGCCAACGCTTTCCATTTTCCTGCACATGCCACCTCGTCATGAAAGCACCCTCCTCCACCCACTGCGCCCACTCAACACCCCACTTCTTCTCTACAGAGTCCAAGAAAGAGAGATAGTCAAAGGCCTGAACAGGATCCTTTTCTAAGGGGTCGACGGCGAGATCGCTGAGGCGCCACTCGGTGTTGTCGATGAGAGGAACGCTGAGGTGACGGTCGGGATAGCGGACGTCGCGCACGTTGAGCATGGCTCGGCCAGGGTTGACGACGGTGAAGTGCCATTGGGCTTGGCCTGTTTGGTTGTTGACCATTTGCATAGGGCGAAGGAGGGACTGGCCCTCGTAGTTGCCCACGAGCGACTCGGCGGCCTTGCGGCTGACGCCCTCGAATGAGTCACTCTCGAGCATGAGATCGAGGATTGTGGGGAGGACTTGGGTGGAGTGAACGGCGTGCTTGACGTTGAAGGCGGGAAGAGATGGGTGAGAGAACACAAGGGGGACATGGTCTGATCCAACGCTGGGGTTGTAGTAAGGAGAGgccttgccattctcaaccaGCGAGACACCGTGATCACCAAGGAACACGATGAGGGTCTCATTTGCAACACCTTGGTCATCCAACATCTTGAGAACCTTGCCAATCCACTTATCATCATAGCTCTCAGCGTTGGCGTAATGggacatctcatcaatatccttgCCGGAGCCAATAGCAGTGTACGTCTCATTCTTAGGAATACCGTAAGCGTGATGACTCGTGCTAGTGATATGTGTGAGGAAAACACGGCCGTTGTTCTCTTTAGCATCGTTGAAGGCATCGCGCATGTAATCCTCGAGAGGATCCTCCTGGAAGCCAAAGTAGTTGATATCCTCCAGATCAACACGGTGTTTAGCGTTCTCGCTGCGAAGAGAGTCTCGGTCCTGGGTGTTCTCCTCGGGATAACCGCAGGCGGCCATGAGCTTGTGATGGTTGTCGTAGTGGATCATGGCGGTCTGGAAGAAGTATGACTTCCacttggcagccttctcatcttcagccttgtTCATGGCGTCGAAGATGTGAGGCAAGCAGGGTTGGTAGATGTGACGCTTGtagtcgaggttgaagtcgGCGATGAGGGGGTTAAGACCGCAGATCGTGCCGACGAGACTCTTGAGAGTGTAAGTACCGGAGGTGTAAGCGTTGCTGAAATGAGCACCGCCACGCTTGGGTGTCTTGTCgtgcttgaagccatcatcGTAATCGCCAGTGACATATCGGGCATTAGGCATCAAGTTCTTAAGGCgttcctcgacatcctcggGTATCTTCTTATCAGGGTAAGAATCCTGGAACTTCTCCCACATGTGACCGCCCTTCTTGAAGGGAAAGACGTCGTTCCTGGTACTTTCGAGCAGGAAGAGCATAACGTGCTTGACAGAgacatccttgagcttatccttcagctcctccagcacaGGCTGGTCGAGGTTGGAAATCTTCATGGGATCCTTGGCGGCGTTGTAGTGAAGCTCGTTGGGTGTATACCAATCCTCGAAGCCAGCGAGAGGCTTGCCCTTAGGCAGCCAATCCATCTTGGGGGGCTCGCCGAGGGCTGACTTCTCATCCCACTGGTGCTGGATGCCGACTTTCTCAAACTTGGAGGGGAGTTGATCGAGGAGAGGTGCGGTTGATGAGACGTCGACAAAGGGGAGGAGACCAGTAGTccatgagaggaagagtaGAGATCGATCATCGGGACGCTcaagcaacaagaccagcatGGCAATAGTGAAGAGAGACCAGAAGAAGTATGGCATGCCGTAGTGAATGCGCCTCACAGTTGAAGGCTGCACTCGGATACCGAAAGTGCTGACTCGTTGCGAGATTCGAGAGTACAGAGTTTGCGACTTGCCATGCTCGACAAAGTCCTCAATCCACgcctcatcgtcaacatcgtcgTACTGggcctcctcagcaatgaCAGGCTCAGGATCAGGAAGAGGGCTGTAGATGTttcgcttcctcaagaatcGGTTTGTCGCAGTTCGCGCCATGGCCCAGGGGAAATGGATCATATCCGCACCCCACCCAAACACTCTATAGCACACATTCTGAAGCAGCCAAGCAAGGACGATCAAGCAAGAAGCGACCAAGATAAAGGTCACAAGACCAGAAAGGAAGATAGCTCTGGATGTAGGGTCGGACACAAGGTTGAGGTTTCGCCAGTGAATCTCGGCGCCGGAGACGAGGTAAAAAGTAATGGATATTAACGAAAGAGCGACATTGTATAATATTAATAGACCAGCGACGGCTGTAGTGGCGTAGTGTAGTATTTGGGTCCTGGGAGACCACTGATCGAGGAGGAGTCGGATTAAAAGAAGGACGAGAATATCTTGGACGAAGAATGTACTGAAGAAGGTGAGTAATCGACCGGTAGCGACGGCGTTTCGGTGGCTGTGGATATGGGCGAGCTTGGATGCAAAGAGGGCTGAGACAGCAAAAGTAAAGATGAATGGGCGATTGGCAAGACGAGCGCCCAACCTCGTGAGCCAAGAGGGTATGCAGACCATGATGGATAGACAAAAAAGCCGTAGAGGCTTGGAAAAGATAAGATAAATGAATGAGAGTATGTAGCACTAGTCACGTAGAATGCTTATAAGAAATAAATGTCACCTCAGAGCTGAAAGCCAAGCACCATGATCGCCGTTTCGTTCTagaagaaataaaaaagacaagagaaactCGAGACAGGAAATCGAAAATGTGGAGAAGGCAACCGGGAGACCGGGACTATTATAACAGATTTTCTGCCCATCATCGTCTAAGTTATGGATTCgttgtttttttttttaattagCTGCGGCGTCTACCCAAAAAGCCCTGACCGAGAGCGGCCCCCTTTACGTTATGCAAAGTAAAAAAGAACAGCTCGCGTGCGCTGTTTCCTCTTTGCCTTGGGCCGTTGGCTCTAGGCTAGCAGCTCAATCTCGTGTTACGGATTTTCGGCACCGTCTGCTTATGCTTTGGACACACTTGATTGGCGGAGACGCGGGATTCACCTGTTTTTAGGGCGAGCCGAGGAGCCGAGTTTCAACTAAGGAAAAAAAAGGGGGCAGTGTTAGGCTGTCTTTTTTAGTGTCCATTGGTCGAGGGGGTACACGGAGGCTAAACAGGCTATGGTATGATGCGCCGTAAGAGCTCGTTTAATCTCTTTGTACCCGAGGTCATGCATCACGAGACCAATTTCTCTACGCTGCATAGCGGCCGGACGCtagaaaagggaagagaaaacCCTTGCTCGGTTATTCCCGAATCTGGACCTGAGAGTGAGCTGCAGCCCTAAGTCATGTCATGCCATGTCATTGCACCCTTTTCGCTGACTCTTTCGTCATAACCCGAATGGACAGTAGCATGGCAACAAGGTTTTCCTCACATGGTTTAGGCAGGGAGTCAGTGTGCAAGCCGGTATCCGAAGTGAAAAAGTCAATGTTTTGTTCATGTTCGGTATGTAAACACAATGGGAAACAGAACAAAGCGCATTCACTCATTATCCCTCGTTTCAAAGGACATTGCATAAACGAGCGAAATTGGTGGGGTCATCATGGCCTGAGTCATATAACTGACTTCTGCCTACCAAAGCACAGCACAGGTCCtcctcagctcagcctctcTCTGCGCTGGCAAAATCCttcccaatcccaatccaACGTCAGCCACTTCCTTCTCGTGTAGATCAAAAAGGAACCAAAAAAGGTCCCCTTCCCCCTCTCACGTAGGAAGGTGCCAAGGTGGCTAAATCCAAGGGACCGGCTACATCGGaaatgttgttcttgtcgcGGAATAGCGGCAGCACAAATTTGCAGGGGGAGCTGTTCTGGACCCCTGGGACAGGTGGGGAAGTGTGGGCAGCCAAGGGTTGCAGTAGATCATCCAACTAAGATGAGTTAGGGCATCGCGGCTAAACACCAGAATGTTTGTGATTTGCCTGGGTTTTTATCCCTTGATTCGGTATTTCATGTCATTGGATCATTCTGTACGGCTGAGAAATGTAGCAGACACGCTGTGCTACACATCAATGGCGATTTGGGCTGAGGTGAATCACAAGACAGTTTCTCCGGAGCGACTTTAGACTCTACCGGCCGGCTACACGGAAATGAAACGTCTCTCGCGTGATTGGCTGCCCTAAGTTTGTTAGTCCAGGGTAGTTTATTCCTCGCGTTAACACCAAAGCAGAAAATGATCACGAGCTTCAGCTGGGAATACACTCTGAGTGGCCTTCTCGTATTTGACGCTTCATGATGCCATGGGTAATCTGTCATTCCGCTACTGAGCTTAGCGCATCGCGGTCCGCGTTTTGTGGATTCGGGGCCCCGGAACCTCTGCACTTACCGAGCTTCGATGGTTTGACATGCGGGCAGGCTGTTGCATCCAGGGGTTGGGATTGCCTTGACGTGTTATACGAGATAAATGACATCTCATACAGAATCTATACATAGGTCCAGCATAAGTGGCCTAATGTAACTTCAACAAGGGAAATAGCTTCCAGCCATGTTGGACCCCGCATGGCTTTTTAGTCATTGTCCAAAAGATAGTCACCATTACAGGTCTTGGTTTCGTGCATGATATTGTTGTGCACTGCCATTTATTTCTCTTGCACTTTAATACTAGTGCTGCACTTCGTGTCGACATATGTCGTCCCAGTGATCGTCATCGCCCGATCTAATGTTCTGCCAACCCCGTATTCAAGCTCCATTCATGTAAGATCACAGTTACGAGATCCTACCCACAGCATCGAAGCCAGGTAGCAAGTGCTTGTTTTTAACCTTATTGTTCTTGCAAAAGTTCCGTTCGTGCTTGCACAGAAACCAGCGAACTTCTCTCCTGGCGACCATGCTCTGCCCCTTTAATCCTTTAACTTCACCTGTCACTTTCACCATGACCAACAATCCCCTTTTCAGCCCTTCTAGTCAGGAACAGTAATTCCCCTGAGCAGCACGCGACCACATTCTGAATATGTGATGGTTGCTGAAGCCGGCTACAGCGGGCCGTTCGGCCACTTAGCGCCCGAGTAAAGTCCAACCGCGGTGGCCATTGACATTAGATAGGGGGTTTGGGAATCATTCCTAGCGAGAGACAAGCAAGCATTTGTCAGTTGTCCGATCTGAAAACATACTTTCGAGGCTACCTGATAGATAGCCACTAGAACCGCGATGCAACGGCACTATTGACGACTGTTGTCCCCTTGCCTTGCTCACTGTCAGCAGCATACCTTTCGGCACATGCTATTGCTTCTGTCTCAATCACTTCTATACCATAGGCCAGTGTAAACGCTGTAGCGCTCGGAGCTTCTGTCCCTACGTACCAATATCGTTGGGCAGAAATATCTCTCCCTTTTCGTGTAGTTCGACCAGAGCA
Coding sequences within:
- a CDS encoding hypothetical protein (At least one base has a quality score < 10), with the translated sequence MTSPRFSNTILVPGTSGQSPSVQTLGALDQPRKKRPHRKSRKGCDACKRRKVKCDERVPCTNCLHRNEQCFQPRHISVAIPVVAKAIDPVPWINLMHLELFHHWDKETRPTLAFPQIWPIVMQQAFHEDFVMSAILDTSAMHLSSLCPHETRYKDASEHLMAQSRPSSFARTFSRPAQ